A DNA window from Thiothrix subterranea contains the following coding sequences:
- a CDS encoding YeeE/YedE thiosulfate transporter family protein has product MLLTLSILLAAILGFAAHRAGMCSVRAVGEILTTRRSLMLQSFIKASFWVVGIAVPLAWLSLTPPHSIALFALAWSALLGGFVFGVGAAFNGGCAFFTLSRLVGGELKLLFTLLGFVLGFVLHSQLFPAFHSPPAAPLLAVYQRFESSYLLLLLPVWGWMAYELWRLWASRPAGMTWLQRLLADQYRLSTGAFLFGVSNAVLISIWGGWSYPGTLYGLVTHPVIGSVDVTRLLLFAALLGGMVFSALQRRSVRWRFDSPRQWLVHLLSGSLMGVGIAMTPGGNTGLLLEGIPMLSPHAIPAYLAMMVGVAAVLMLKMALFKQPMNVDCRGDVVQTENTQL; this is encoded by the coding sequence TTGCTGCTGACCCTTTCCATCCTGCTGGCGGCAATCCTTGGGTTTGCCGCACATCGGGCAGGCATGTGCAGTGTGCGTGCGGTGGGGGAAATCCTCACAACGCGCCGTTCCCTGATGCTGCAAAGTTTTATCAAGGCCAGCTTTTGGGTGGTGGGTATTGCTGTGCCTTTGGCGTGGCTTTCCCTGACTCCGCCACACAGTATCGCCCTATTTGCCTTAGCGTGGTCTGCCTTGTTGGGTGGCTTTGTGTTTGGGGTGGGAGCTGCCTTCAATGGCGGTTGTGCTTTTTTCACCTTGTCGCGGCTGGTCGGTGGGGAACTCAAGTTGCTGTTCACCCTACTGGGGTTTGTGCTGGGATTTGTCTTGCACAGCCAGCTATTCCCGGCTTTCCATAGCCCGCCAGCCGCGCCGTTATTGGCGGTGTACCAACGCTTTGAATCCTCTTACTTGTTGTTATTGCTGCCCGTTTGGGGGTGGATGGCGTATGAACTGTGGCGTTTGTGGGCAAGCCGCCCGGCAGGTATGACGTGGTTGCAACGGCTGTTGGCAGACCAATACCGCCTGTCTACAGGCGCATTCCTGTTTGGGGTGAGTAATGCGGTGCTGATTTCCATCTGGGGCGGTTGGTCATACCCCGGTACGTTGTACGGATTGGTGACACATCCTGTCATTGGCAGTGTGGATGTTACCCGTTTGCTGCTGTTTGCGGCCTTGCTGGGCGGTATGGTGTTTTCAGCCTTGCAACGCCGCAGTGTGCGTTGGCGGTTCGATAGCCCCCGGCAATGGCTGGTGCATTTGCTCAGCGGTTCATTGATGGGGGTTGGGATTGCGATGACCCCCGGTGGCAATACCGGCCTGTTGCTGGAAGGGATACCGATGCTGTCACCCCACGCGATTCCCGCTTACCTTGCGATGATGGTCGGGGTAGCGGCGGTGCTGATGCTGAAAATGGCACTCTTTAAGCAGCCGATGAACGTGGATTGCCGGGGGGATGTGGTGCAAACCGAGAATACCCAACTGTAA
- a CDS encoding sigma factor, protein MREISHWLTLSGRGNAEAFQQLYQHTSPQLYRVCLQLLDDPDKAEKVLAAGFVQVWRRSRHYDPQRDAAMPWLLRTFQRAARQ, encoded by the coding sequence ATGCGAGAGATCAGCCACTGGTTAACCTTAAGTGGGCGCGGCAACGCCGAGGCGTTTCAACAACTGTACCAGCACACATCACCGCAATTGTACCGGGTGTGTTTGCAATTATTGGATGATCCCGATAAAGCCGAAAAAGTGTTGGCAGCGGGGTTTGTACAAGTGTGGCGGCGTTCCCGCCATTATGACCCGCAACGGGATGCGGCAATGCCCTGGCTGTTGCGCACCTTTCAGCGGGCAGCACGCCAATAA
- a CDS encoding carboxymuconolactone decarboxylase family protein produces the protein MSREKMLTLEGINHASASGRSKEVLDTALAQVGFIPNMYANMVNQSAVLDMYLHGYALFREESGFTPPEQEVVFLTISHENNCEYCVAAHSMLAVMKSGVAKDVVASVCTGEPLADARLSALETFTRAMVKTRGNPARADLDAFLAAGYTEQQVLSIVLAISVKVLSNYSNHLFNTEIDGMFAPFKR, from the coding sequence ATGAGCCGGGAAAAAATGCTGACACTTGAGGGCATCAACCACGCATCCGCCAGCGGACGCAGCAAGGAAGTGCTGGATACCGCACTGGCACAAGTGGGGTTCATTCCCAATATGTACGCCAATATGGTCAACCAGTCAGCGGTGCTGGATATGTACCTGCACGGTTACGCGCTGTTCCGGGAAGAAAGCGGATTTACACCGCCGGAACAGGAGGTGGTATTTCTCACCATCAGCCATGAAAACAACTGCGAATACTGTGTGGCAGCGCACAGCATGTTGGCGGTGATGAAATCGGGTGTTGCCAAGGATGTGGTGGCATCTGTCTGTACGGGTGAGCCGTTAGCCGATGCACGTTTATCTGCACTGGAAACGTTTACACGGGCGATGGTGAAAACCCGTGGTAATCCGGCCCGTGCTGACCTTGATGCCTTCCTCGCTGCGGGTTATACCGAGCAGCAGGTACTCTCGATTGTGCTGGCCATATCGGTCAAGGTCTTGAGCAACTATTCCAACCATCTGTTCAATACGGAGATTGACGGGATGTTTGCGCCATTCAAACGATAG
- a CDS encoding DoxX family protein, with protein MRLHIRTYLMAERPFTQYALQPLLLLAFRLYVGWAFFVDGSVKLQSWAATLSVFREEYRVPLFAPELAAALWTGIELTLPVLVAFGALTRPAALVLFAFNLLAVFSYPYLFTPAGAAGLLQHVIWGGMLLVLFVFGPGNLSCDKLCVSVISPRETPKPQRLYQRHTRPAD; from the coding sequence ATGCGGCTACACATACGGACATACCTGATGGCAGAACGCCCATTCACCCAGTACGCCTTGCAACCCTTGCTGTTATTGGCTTTCCGCCTGTACGTTGGCTGGGCTTTCTTTGTCGATGGTTCGGTCAAACTCCAAAGCTGGGCAGCCACGCTTTCCGTGTTCCGCGAAGAGTACCGTGTGCCGTTATTCGCACCGGAACTGGCCGCCGCCCTGTGGACAGGTATTGAGCTGACCCTGCCGGTGCTGGTTGCGTTCGGGGCGCTGACCCGCCCTGCGGCTTTGGTGCTGTTCGCCTTTAACCTATTGGCGGTATTTTCCTACCCTTATTTATTTACGCCTGCTGGTGCTGCTGGCCTGTTGCAACACGTTATCTGGGGCGGGATGCTGTTAGTCCTGTTTGTGTTTGGCCCCGGCAACCTGTCGTGTGACAAACTGTGCGTGAGTGTCATTTCCCCACGGGAAACGCCCAAACCCCAGCGACTGTATCAGCGGCATACCCGACCTGCTGACTGA
- a CDS encoding TetR/AcrR family transcriptional regulator, protein MNIATDTRQRLINSASDLLYARSYGHVGVKEICDAAGVQKGSFYHFFPSKQDLALSVLDEHYVALKENIFTRAFRPEYPPLERISKLVENIYAFQKRVKEQTGKALGCPYGNIASELGSVDEPIRQHTVTLFKRIEAEIHACLEEAVSKGDIPPLDTAASARAMFAYIEGMLLMAKARNDPEVIRELGSAILGIRVG, encoded by the coding sequence ATGAATATTGCAACCGACACTCGCCAACGCCTGATCAACAGTGCTAGTGACCTGCTGTACGCCCGCAGCTACGGGCATGTTGGGGTCAAGGAAATCTGTGATGCTGCTGGCGTACAAAAAGGCAGCTTTTACCATTTTTTCCCGTCCAAGCAGGATTTGGCGTTGTCCGTTTTGGATGAACACTATGTGGCGTTGAAGGAAAATATCTTCACCCGTGCTTTCCGCCCCGAATACCCGCCGCTGGAGCGCATCAGCAAGCTGGTGGAAAACATCTACGCCTTCCAGAAAAGGGTCAAGGAACAAACGGGTAAAGCCCTCGGTTGCCCTTACGGCAATATTGCTTCCGAGTTGGGTTCGGTGGATGAACCCATCCGCCAGCATACCGTGACCCTGTTCAAACGCATCGAAGCAGAAATCCATGCTTGTTTGGAAGAAGCCGTCAGCAAAGGCGACATACCGCCGTTGGATACGGCTGCATCTGCGCGGGCGATGTTTGCGTATATAGAAGGAATGCTGCTGATGGCAAAAGCCCGCAATGACCCGGAAGTGATTCGGGAACTGGGTTCAGCCATCCTCGGTATCCGGGTGGGGTAA
- a CDS encoding DUF6789 family protein — translation MNNVSKGIVAGLVATVVLSILMVMKNSMGMLPEMDIIKMLASMMGGAIMMGWAMHFMVGAGYGVALSVFHGMLPGSSLLVKGMVLGVIGWLVMMLMLMPMMGAGLFGLNFGMMAPVATLMLHVIFGAVLGVSYRMLLGHADHVHSAA, via the coding sequence ATGAATAACGTATCCAAAGGCATTGTAGCTGGCTTGGTTGCTACGGTCGTACTGTCTATTTTAATGGTCATGAAAAACAGCATGGGCATGTTACCGGAAATGGATATTATAAAAATGTTAGCAAGCATGATGGGCGGCGCAATCATGATGGGGTGGGCTATGCATTTTATGGTGGGGGCAGGTTATGGTGTTGCGTTGAGTGTATTCCACGGTATGTTACCGGGGAGTTCTTTGCTTGTGAAAGGTATGGTGCTGGGGGTTATTGGCTGGTTGGTAATGATGCTGATGTTAATGCCGATGATGGGCGCGGGTTTGTTCGGTCTTAATTTTGGCATGATGGCTCCCGTCGCAACTTTGATGTTGCACGTTATTTTTGGTGCAGTGTTGGGAGTGAGCTATCGGATGTTGTTGGGTCATGCGGATCATGTCCACTCCGCTGCGTGA
- a CDS encoding DoxX family protein, whose amino-acid sequence MKNPITLPSFLMGECWPLDWLVKPLTLLGFRVYVAWVFFASGLTKIQSWASTIYLFEDEYTVPFLSPELAAYLGTAAELVLPVLLAVGLLTRPAALGLFVFNIVAVLSYPYLFTIEGAGGFWQHVVWGAMLWTVFVFGPGKWSLDFPLSRRLSRD is encoded by the coding sequence ATGAAAAATCCCATTACTTTACCCAGTTTTCTGATGGGCGAATGCTGGCCTTTGGATTGGCTGGTAAAACCGCTGACATTACTGGGTTTTCGTGTATACGTGGCTTGGGTGTTTTTTGCATCCGGCTTGACGAAAATCCAAAGTTGGGCAAGTACTATTTATCTGTTTGAAGATGAGTATACCGTGCCTTTCTTGTCACCCGAATTAGCGGCGTATTTGGGAACAGCGGCAGAATTGGTGTTGCCCGTATTGCTGGCAGTAGGGCTTTTGACCCGCCCAGCCGCCTTGGGATTGTTTGTGTTTAATATTGTGGCGGTGCTTTCTTATCCGTATCTGTTCACGATTGAAGGGGCGGGGGGCTTCTGGCAACACGTCGTGTGGGGCGCAATGCTTTGGACGGTGTTCGTGTTCGGCCCCGGTAAGTGGTCGTTGGATTTCCCGCTGAGTCGCCGCTTGAGTCGCGACTAA
- the dsrE2 gene encoding sulfur carrier protein DsrE2 — protein MTAAAQTDPAGFDKALFDQWFDERFQHKMEEREANHIPSMTIIATKGTLDMAYPPFILAATAAALGWDVAVFFTFYGLNLLKKDLDLKISPLGNPAMPFKLPTGPQWLRETNLPIPNLLMAGLPGFESIATHFMKQTMQQKGVASIEELRELAVEAGVKLVACQMTVDLFTYEKSDFIPDIHDWVGAASFLPLAQKADVNLFV, from the coding sequence ATGACAGCCGCAGCCCAAACCGACCCCGCTGGTTTTGACAAAGCCTTGTTTGACCAGTGGTTCGATGAACGTTTCCAACACAAGATGGAAGAGCGTGAAGCCAACCATATCCCTTCCATGACCATCATCGCCACCAAAGGGACGCTGGACATGGCGTATCCGCCTTTCATCCTTGCCGCTACTGCCGCCGCGCTGGGGTGGGATGTGGCGGTGTTTTTCACATTTTATGGCCTGAACTTGCTGAAAAAAGACCTGGACTTGAAAATCAGTCCGCTCGGCAACCCTGCCATGCCGTTCAAACTGCCCACCGGCCCGCAATGGTTGCGTGAAACCAACCTGCCCATCCCTAACCTGCTGATGGCGGGTTTGCCCGGTTTTGAAAGCATCGCCACCCATTTCATGAAGCAGACCATGCAGCAAAAAGGCGTGGCTTCGATTGAGGAACTGCGCGAACTGGCGGTAGAAGCCGGGGTGAAACTGGTCGCCTGCCAAATGACCGTTGACCTGTTCACCTATGAAAAATCTGACTTCATCCCCGACATCCACGACTGGGTAGGGGCTGCCAGTTTCCTGCCGCTGGCACAAAAAGCTGACGTAAACCTGTTTGTTTAA